In Fragaria vesca subsp. vesca linkage group LG1, FraVesHawaii_1.0, whole genome shotgun sequence, the sequence CAAATAATCACCACAACATAGAAACGAGTGACAAAAAATAAACATTTTAATGTTATTTATCATTAATGCTGTTTTCTTTGGAAGAATTATCATTAATGTAGGAAAACACTGATTTAACTGTATGGTTAATGGTCTAGTTGTCAAATTTTGTTTTCGTAAGTGAGATATTATGCGTTCGACTTTCAAAATGATTGCATGAGTTAACATCTTGTCATTCTTGACTTGTTTGACCAAGTGCCTGAAAGCCACAAATCCTTTGAGCACCATTAGACCACATGCACCCATGATGCAATTGGGTGACTTATTTGATGATTTTAGCATTTCTCCAATGCATCGGGGCAATTATGCCCGACTGATTTGTATGCATCAACATTAATTGTTTAGACAATTGAGTTGCTCAAATTGCCCAACGATTTTCCAGAGCAATTTGTGTGGAGCCCACACGCATATGACTGATGCTTGCAACGTGAAAAATTTTATGAGTTCTGCATTATGCGACTGCCACTTAATTGTAGCCGTGGATAGAGATCTAACGACTAATGAAATGTGAATAGTGGATTAGCAGGCAAAATTGTCTTCAATTGGTGCATTTGATAAAAGAGAGGCAATTGCCAAAGTAACAATTTAAATTGGCAAATAAGCAATTACCTGTTCCTAAACATGTGCATTTGCTCTTAGGTTGCTGATCCCAACGTCTTAGAGGAGATCACGCCTTTAATCTCTTCTATTTAGGATAAGCAAGAACGAATCTTAAAGGCTCTAACATAAGATATATAGAAGTTATGAGTTCGACTCGTAAAATAGTTTGTTACAGTAATGAGCCATTTCGGCACAAGTTGAAAGCCCAAGTACAACATAATACATGGATCCATTTTCAAATAAAATAAGACGACATCCAGCACAAGGCTAGCTTAAGCTGGAATTGATGATATGATAAAACCAAATCAAATGCATGCATCAGCAATCACATCCACACCAATACCTAATTCCCATTTCCGATTCCAATACAACAGGGCAGCTCCGATTAGGGTTCGTCTCTGGGCCTCGATTCTCAGCATTGCCGCCGTGGCCAACAGAGCCATCATGGTCACCACCACCGCCGCCAGCAGCAGCAACAGTCGCGGTGGCGCGTTCACCACCCTCAAAGAGACCGTCACCTTCGAAAAGGAGATCAAGAAGAGCAAATTCATCGCCCTCGCCGCTTCCGTCTCCGACGAACAATCCGCCTTCTCCTTCCTCTCTCAGGTAACTCTTCCTCTTTTTTTTATTTTTTCTTTTTGTATAAGCTCGCTGAAATTTATGTTGTTGATGTAGGTTAGGGATGCTCGTGCTACTCACAATTGCTGGGCATACAAGGTAAATTTCTGGGTTGGTAATTTTTGGTTGGTTGGTAAATTTGTGATGGTGATTTTGGTAGGGTGCATTGTGACTAATTAAATTAGAAACTCAGGTGGGAGATCAGTACCGGTCTAATGATGATGGTGAGCCGTCTGGGACGGCTGGGAAGCCCATTCAGTCAGCTATTGAGTCTTCAGGAATTGATAGAGTAATGGTGGTGGTCATTCGGTAATGACTTCATTCATATTCGTGTAAATGCTTGCTGTTTTATTTGTTGAAGGAAATATATAGTGTGTTTGTGTGAATGGTTTCTGTGTTTTATAGGTATTTTGGAGGTATTAAGTTGGGGACTGGAGGACTAGTCAGGGCATATGGAGGAGTAACGTCGGAATGCTTGAGAAATGCCCCGACTCATCTTGTGAAATCGAAGGTAGTTACTTTCCTTGCTCTGCTTATATGCTTTCTTTTCAACTTGGGTGCCCAATTTGTCAATTGGGAACTCTTTTATGATTTTGGGTCTATTCTTGGCTTGACTATTTTAGTATGATCTGATGGAAGTGTCATGTCGAGTTCATCTCAATACATTGGGGCCAAACCTTAGCCATGCTTGGATAGATTTAGTTTCGCATTACATACTTTTGTGTTGTGTTGACATGTTCATATGTATGATCATATTCATTTTCTCTGTAGGTAAGAATGGGGGTAGAGGTTCCATTTGATCTTATCGGCATTCTATACCATCAGGTGAGCTGGTTTAGAAAAAGACTCTCCCTTTTGCTTTGATATGATCAACTTTGTTAACTGTTATTTCCGTTTTGTGAAATGATGTTTGCAGCTACAATCTTTTCAAGCTGTAGACATCAAACAAGATTACGAGATTGGTAAAGACGGTATAACTATGGTTACCTTTCAAGTTGATTTTGACCGTGTTGAGAAATTAGAGGATGCAATCAAAACCAACTGTAGCCGGGAACTAGTGTTCTATAAGTGATTCAATCTTGGGTGGTGTATACAAATTTGTGACATAGCATTTTGAGACAGGTACATTAAATTTTCTTAGCCCTGCTTGGATGCAATCATATGCGACTTGTATTGGCGAAGATATGTAGGAGTTACTGAAACATCCATAGCTTGTTCTGGTTATTCTAGTTCGAATTGACTATTAACTTGTTCTTGAAAGGTGCTCATTCACCTGAATGTTGTATTATAGCACAGTCTCCATTTGTATATGAATAGAAATATACTTGTTGCTTACTGTATGGTCTTCGGTGGAATACTTTTAGCTGAGCTTATTCGTTTTCTTTGCTGTCTCATATGTTCTCTTCTTGAAATAGAAGTTTTGTGAGTGTTCATTTCCATTAGCTGTTTAATACAGATTCCATTTAGAATTGCCTGTTGTCAAACTTTTTGGCATGGGTTTTAGGTTCTGTACGTCATGCTTCAATTCGATAATTATGGGTTTAATGGGTAGTTATGTCTGTATATATACTTATAAAACAAAGCTAATATAGATGACTCAATTCGATAATTTATCGTACTTATTGAATCGTATATCTTTTGGCTCACTGATAATACCAGCTCTTAAATGATAGCAGGTTCTTATGGACTAATTCGTTCCTTTTTTCTAATTACGAATGTTGAACTTTGAAAACGGAAAAGAATAAAGGGGAAGGAGCAATCAGATGAACACAATAACAATAACACTATAAGTAGTAATCATAATGCAACAGGAACAGTAACAAATATTACAGCAGAGATGAGAAAAGGCATGAATAAAAACGGGAGAAAAGAAAGAATCGTGAACACTATCACCTCCAGAGGACTCTCAACACCAGTGATGCATAAACTAGTAAGCCATATGATATGTCACTACTCTCTAGCCAAGTATTCAGTTTGATGGGGGAGGAGACAGGAATGGAATGGATGGAATTCCTGACGGAATAGTGGGGAGGGTTGTCGGGAGTGTGGGCAATGAGTTGGCTGGCAATGGAGGTAGTGTAGTTGGCAAGGGTGCTGTAGGCAATGCTGATTTTGGCAACGATGGGATTGATGGCAATGGCGGCAATGTGGCCTTTGGCAGAGTTGGGGTAGTTGGAAGTGAAGGCAAGGGGTTTGAGGGAAGAGG encodes:
- the LOC101298365 gene encoding IMPACT family member in pol 5'region-like; translated protein: MIKPNQMHASAITSTPIPNSHFRFQYNRAAPIRVRLWASILSIAAVANRAIMVTTTAASSSNSRGGAFTTLKETVTFEKEIKKSKFIALAASVSDEQSAFSFLSQVRDARATHNCWAYKVGDQYRSNDDGEPSGTAGKPIQSAIESSGIDRVMVVVIRYFGGIKLGTGGLVRAYGGVTSECLRNAPTHLVKSKVRMGVEVPFDLIGILYHQLQSFQAVDIKQDYEIGKDGITMVTFQVDFDRVEKLEDAIKTNCSRELVFYK